Proteins encoded within one genomic window of Bos indicus isolate NIAB-ARS_2022 breed Sahiwal x Tharparkar chromosome 23, NIAB-ARS_B.indTharparkar_mat_pri_1.0, whole genome shotgun sequence:
- the FOXQ1 gene encoding forkhead box protein Q1 codes for MKLEVFGPRAGLGDKPGSDLEGAGGSDAPSPLSAAGDDSLGSDGDCAANSPAAGSGERSAGGGPGAEEAGAAGAAGATAGPRAGGAGSGGAGGGEGARGKPYTRRPKPPYSYIALIAMAIRDSAGGRLTLAEINEYLMGKFPFFRGSYTGWRNSVRHNLSLNDCFVKVLRDPSRPWGKDNYWMLNPNSEYTFADGVFRRRRKRLSHRAAAPGPALRPPDGAPPPPAPAAAAPASPRARSPARPEGRASPAGRFSGPFAIDSILSKPFRSRRAGDAGPGARPPWGAAPCPPPPAYPALLQAAPAGALLPLCAFGAAEPPGLLARGAEAPPLLLAPLAAPAPAKPLRGPAAGAHLYCPVRLPDALLAASARAPGPHLPNRPETLLA; via the coding sequence ATGAAGCTGGAGGTGTTCGGGCCCCGCGCGGGTCTAGGGGACAAGCCGGGGAGTGACCTGGAGGGTGCGGGCGGCAGCGACGCGCCATCTCCGCTATCGGCCGCGGGCGACGACTCCCTGGGCTCGGACGGGGACTGCGCAGCCAACAGCCCGGCGGCAGGCAGCGGCGAGCGGAGCGCGGGCGGCGGGCCGGGCGCCGAGGAGGCGGGCGCGGCGGGCGCGGCGGGGGCGACGGCGGGGCCCAGAGCCGGGGGCGCAGGTTCTGGGGGTGCGGGCGGCGGCGAGGGCGCGCGCGGCAAGCCGTACACCCGGAGGCCCAAGCCCCCGTATTCGTACATCGCGCTCATCGCAATGGCCATCCGCGACTCGGCGGGCGGCCGCCTGACGCTGGCCGAGATCAACGAGTACCTCATGGGCAAGTTCCCGTTCTTCCGCGGCAGCTACACCGGCTGGCGCAACTCCGTGCGCCACAACCTCTCGCTCAACGACTGCTTCGTCAAGGTGCTTCGCGACCCCTCTCGACCCTGGGGCAAGGACAACTACTGGATGCTGAACCCTAACAGCGAGTACACGTTCGCCGACGGGGTCTTCCGCCGCCGCCGCAAGCGCCTCAGCCACCGGGCAGCGGCCCCCGGCCCCGCGCTCCGGCCCCCGGACGGCGCGCccccgccgcccgcgcccgccGCCGCGGCCCCGGCTTCGCCCCGCGCGCGCTCGCCCGCCCGCCCGGAGGGGCGCGCCAgcccggcaggcagattctccggCCCCTTCGCCATCGACAGTATCCTCAGCAAGCCCTTCCGCAGCCGCCGCGCCGGGGACGCGGGCCCCGGGGCCCGCCCTCCGTGGGGCGCGGCTCCCTGCCCGCCGCCGCCCGCCTACCCGGCGCTGCTCCAGGCTGCGCCCGCTGGGGCCCTGCTGCCGCTCTGCGCGTTTGGAGCGGCCGAGCCTCCGGGGCTGCTAGCTCGCGGGGCCGAGGCGCCGCCCCTCCTCCTAGCGCCCCTGGCCGCCCCGGCCCCGGCCAAGCCGCTCCGAGGCCCGGCAGCCGGTGCGCACCTGTACTGCCCCGTGCGGCTGCCCGACGCCCTGCTCGCCGCCTCGGCCCGCGCACCCGGCCCGCACCTGCCTAATCGGCCTGAGACGCTCCTGGCATGA